In Treponema sp. OMZ 798, the following proteins share a genomic window:
- a CDS encoding formate/nitrite transporter family protein: MSEKMYCDPAEILEVTVQKGIAKASTPVWKLICLGFLAGVFIAFASEGSNMAAFGLFAKPETYGLGKFVAGLIFPVGLMLVLLAGAELFTGNNLIIAGVLEKKVKVSAMLKNWLAVYVGNFIGSVFLAFLIVKSGQLSSGGSLLGGITVKIAYGKVSLSFVQAVFLGIMCNWLVCLAVWLCYGAKDMTGKLLAAFFPIWLFITSGFEHSVANMYYIPAGILAKSVPAYAAASGLSAEALANINWTAFFVNNLIPVTLGNIIGGAFFVGTFYWICYKKK, translated from the coding sequence ATGTCTGAAAAAATGTATTGTGATCCGGCCGAGATCTTGGAAGTTACGGTGCAAAAAGGGATTGCAAAGGCTTCGACCCCTGTGTGGAAGCTGATTTGCTTAGGTTTTTTGGCAGGTGTTTTTATTGCCTTTGCTTCGGAAGGCTCTAATATGGCGGCCTTCGGGCTCTTTGCCAAGCCTGAAACTTACGGCCTTGGCAAATTTGTTGCAGGCCTTATCTTTCCTGTAGGGCTTATGCTTGTCCTCCTTGCAGGGGCCGAGCTCTTTACGGGAAACAACCTGATAATTGCCGGCGTTTTAGAAAAAAAGGTGAAAGTTTCGGCAATGCTGAAAAACTGGCTTGCAGTTTATGTTGGGAATTTTATCGGCTCTGTTTTTCTTGCCTTTTTAATTGTAAAAAGCGGACAGCTTTCAAGCGGCGGAAGCCTTTTGGGCGGGATTACGGTAAAAATCGCTTACGGGAAGGTTTCTCTTTCGTTTGTACAGGCTGTTTTTTTAGGCATTATGTGTAACTGGTTAGTCTGCCTTGCCGTCTGGCTTTGTTACGGGGCTAAGGATATGACGGGAAAGCTCCTTGCCGCTTTTTTTCCGATTTGGCTTTTTATAACTTCGGGTTTTGAACACAGTGTTGCAAACATGTACTATATCCCTGCAGGTATTTTAGCGAAAAGCGTTCCGGCCTATGCGGCTGCCTCAGGTCTTTCCGCCGAAGCTCTTGCAAATATAAATTGGACTGCCTTTTTTGTAAACAATTTAATTCCCGTTACTCTCGGAAACATAATAGGCGGAGCCTTTTTTGTCGGAACTTTTTATTGGATTTGTTATAAGAAAAAATAG